Genomic segment of Candidatus Cloacimonadota bacterium:
CACAAAACTAACGAGGACAAAATGAAACTTTTTATCTTTATCTCATTTATACTTCTCTATCTCAACCTCTTCTCCGACTGGAATGAAATGCAGAAACTGCTTGCTTCGGATGGGGCTGAATATGATTGGTTCGGATGTTCAGTTTCTATTTCAGGTGATTATGCTGTTATTGGAGCATATGGTGATGAGGACAATGGACAAAGTTCTGGCTCTGCTTATATTTTCCGTAATTTTGGGAATCAAACCTGGATTGAACATGAAAAACTGATTGCTTCCGATGGAACTCCCAGTGATTATTTTGGAAAATCAGTATCTATTTCTGGAGATTTTGTTGTTGTCGGGGCATCAGGAACTAGTGATAATGGAGTTTGTAGCGGTTCAGTATATATTTTCTATAATAATGGATCATTTTGGACTGAACTGTTTAAAATAACTCCTTCCGATGCATCTGAAGGTGATTGCTTTGGTAGATCTGTCTGTATTGATGGTAATTATCTAATTGTAGCGTCACTTTTAGATGATGATAATGGTCACCACTCTGGTTCTGCCTATATTTTCCATTGGGATGGAACAACCTGGTCGGAACAAGATAAATTACTTGCTTCTGATGGAACTGAAGATGATTTTTTTGGTTGTTCGGTTTCAATTTCGGGAGATTATGCTATTATTGGAGCTCAAAATGATGATGATAATGGTGAAAATTCCGGTTCTGTCTATGTTTTTCAAAGAGAAGAAACAACTTGGTTCCAACAAACGAAATTAACTGCAGTTGATGGTGCTGAAAATGATTGTTTTGGATTCTCTGTATCCATCTCCGGAAATTATACGGTAGTCGGAGCACCATATGATGATGACAATGAATCTGGTTCCGGTTCTGCTTATATCTTTATCAGAACTGGAACAAATTGGTTTCAGTATGCTAAATTACTTGCTTCTGATGGAGCACATCTTGATTTTTTCGGATGTTCAGTTTCTATTTCCGGGAATTATGCTGTTATCGGG
This window contains:
- a CDS encoding T9SS type A sorting domain-containing protein, translated to MKLFIFISFILLYLNLFSDWNEMQKLLASDGAEYDWFGCSVSISGDYAVIGAYGDEDNGQSSGSAYIFRNFGNQTWIEHEKLIASDGTPSDYFGKSVSISGDFVVVGASGTSDNGVCSGSVYIFYNNGSFWTELFKITPSDASEGDCFGRSVCIDGNYLIVASLLDDDNGHHSGSAYIFHWDGTTWSEQDKLLASDGTEDDFFGCSVSISGDYAIIGAQNDDDNGENSGSVYVFQREETTWFQQTKLTAVDGAENDCFGFSVSISGNYTVVGAPYDDDNESGSGSAYIFIRTGTNWFQYAKLLASDGAHLDFFGCSVSISGNYAVIGAYGDDDNDITSGSAYVFYKEGTTWSQQVKLNASDGAIYDHFGNSVCISDNNAVIGAYRDSDYGTDSGSAYIFHNDAVSVEDENIQYSIDNLQLSNFPNPFNQETTIKYNIKKNGNALLTIYNIKGQEITSIQCETGSQTFHWNAENFPSGIYLYKLQSSNLSQTRKMILLK